A portion of the Microlunatus phosphovorus NM-1 genome contains these proteins:
- a CDS encoding MFS transporter, translated as MFLVLLSYLAFFSIALPDSMLGVAWPSMRLSFGQSLGAAGLIPPFGVAATIVSTLLTRHVVARLGIGRLLAVSTVLSAVGLVISAASPTMAVFLVSVVMLGFSGGAIDVTLNAYAARSFGPRRINLMHASYVIGAAASPALVTLFLQVGVSWRVPYLVIAGLQLLLAGVFAVGARRWQEAEGRRRVHPWTENVDQRPEWRRKTQPRTAHASPDTDPARNRRPRMKIAAVVGIAAVVVQTGIESSVALWAYSFLTLGAGIGAGIAGLAVSGFWLMMFLSRVVLGSLAEGLGSRTIMGAGAIGLLVAAVLTAVGTTWPAAAVASVLVFGLAAGPMYPLLILTTRDRTTATGLDRLVAAQAASSAVGAATLPLLFGFAMSASPSAFAPIMLGAAVGALVLHLVLRGGSFRS; from the coding sequence ATGTTCCTTGTCCTGTTGTCCTATCTGGCCTTCTTCAGCATCGCGCTGCCCGACTCGATGCTGGGTGTCGCCTGGCCGTCCATGCGATTGTCCTTCGGCCAAAGCCTGGGGGCAGCCGGTCTGATCCCACCGTTCGGAGTCGCGGCCACGATCGTGTCGACCTTGCTCACCCGGCATGTCGTGGCTCGGCTCGGGATCGGTCGGCTGCTGGCCGTCAGCACCGTGTTGTCGGCGGTCGGGCTGGTGATCTCGGCGGCCAGTCCGACGATGGCGGTGTTCTTGGTGAGCGTCGTCATGCTGGGGTTCTCCGGCGGCGCGATCGACGTCACGCTGAACGCCTACGCCGCGCGGAGCTTCGGTCCGCGGCGGATCAACCTGATGCACGCGTCGTACGTGATCGGGGCGGCGGCCTCGCCGGCTCTGGTGACGCTGTTCCTGCAGGTCGGGGTGAGCTGGCGCGTCCCGTACCTGGTCATTGCAGGTCTCCAACTGCTGCTGGCGGGAGTGTTCGCCGTCGGGGCGCGGCGTTGGCAGGAGGCAGAGGGGCGTCGCAGAGTCCATCCGTGGACGGAGAATGTGGACCAGCGGCCCGAGTGGCGTCGCAAAACCCAGCCACGGACGGCTCATGCGTCTCCGGACACTGATCCGGCACGTAATCGGCGGCCACGGATGAAGATTGCCGCGGTGGTGGGGATAGCAGCGGTTGTCGTGCAGACCGGCATCGAGTCCAGCGTGGCCCTGTGGGCGTACAGCTTCCTGACCTTGGGTGCCGGCATCGGCGCAGGGATCGCGGGTCTGGCCGTCTCTGGCTTCTGGCTGATGATGTTCCTGAGTCGAGTGGTGCTGGGTTCGCTCGCGGAAGGGCTCGGCAGCCGGACGATCATGGGCGCCGGCGCGATCGGGCTGCTGGTCGCTGCGGTGTTGACGGCGGTCGGAACGACTTGGCCTGCGGCAGCGGTGGCGAGTGTGCTGGTGTTCGGTCTGGCCGCCGGCCCGATGTACCCGCTGCTCATCCTCACCACTCGCGACCGGACGACTGCGACCGGACTGGACCGCCTGGTCGCCGCTCAGGCAGCATCCTCCGCAGTCGGTGCCGCGACGCTGCCGTTGCTGTTCGGTTTCGCGATGTCGGCCTCTCCGAGCGCCTTCGCTCCGATTATGCTCGGAGCGGCCGTCGGTGCCTTGGTCCTGCACCTGGTCCTACGAGGAGGAAGCTTCCGCTCATGA
- a CDS encoding FadR/GntR family transcriptional regulator: protein MIQAQLGISDEAEASGDLPAGVLRILHTEIATGRWPRGSKIPTWTDLAAELRVGRSTIREAVSTLVHLGMLRPQRGNGTMVSARSAIPGVLTRFSDQYSIEELMSVQRSLEVEACRLAALRRTDADLAVLTDACKAGAQRDCRHPVSGRFHAVLLEIARTPLLTDLSEGIEARLRAGGGAVANRTRTPYAVDRQHRAIVAAIAAGDSEAAATAAAAHTRASCQGSHLGMIEPQAGLGS from the coding sequence GTGATACAGGCCCAGTTGGGCATCAGCGACGAAGCTGAGGCCAGTGGCGATCTGCCGGCCGGCGTCCTTCGGATCCTGCATACGGAGATTGCCACCGGCCGCTGGCCGCGCGGCAGCAAGATTCCCACCTGGACGGACCTGGCCGCCGAGTTGCGGGTCGGTCGCTCCACGATCCGCGAGGCGGTCAGCACACTGGTGCATCTCGGCATGCTGCGGCCGCAACGCGGCAACGGCACCATGGTCAGTGCGCGCAGCGCCATCCCGGGTGTGCTGACCCGCTTCAGCGACCAGTACAGCATCGAAGAGCTGATGTCCGTCCAGCGCTCGCTCGAGGTCGAAGCCTGTCGGCTGGCCGCGCTGCGCCGGACCGATGCCGATCTCGCCGTCCTGACCGATGCCTGCAAGGCGGGTGCGCAGCGTGACTGCCGGCACCCGGTATCGGGACGGTTCCATGCCGTGCTGCTCGAGATCGCTCGCACTCCCCTGCTGACCGATCTGTCGGAGGGGATCGAGGCACGGCTGCGGGCCGGCGGGGGCGCCGTGGCCAACCGGACCCGCACGCCGTATGCCGTCGACCGGCAGCACCGAGCCATCGTTGCCGCCATCGCCGCCGGTGACAGCGAGGCAGCAGCCACGGCCGCCGCCGCCCATACCCGCGCCTCCTGTCAGGGGTCCCACCTCGGGATGATCGAGCCGCAGGCCGGGCTGGGAAGCTGA
- a CDS encoding Ig-like domain repeat protein, producing the protein MSSSHLLRRGVAAIAGTALLFAGLVATAPSADAAPVTVTDPGSGATITLSSDEISPGERIEISGTGFIAKQGSTGDPLVAVRPYDFDAGPAWTIGGEDDYDPVAGNNPTAASEAKYWFVTHHETGSFEGWIQAPSGLTEAGPLGNGDHWLRILSGAFFTSTGDRLTDPITFKVPFTVVDKVTLGLTSPTSIFQAGTTFRPGAAVTVRGRSFTPNTVVSVSLDGNPLTSSITTEADGALPASARVTLPSDVSVGNHTLRVATGDVAVTVQIKVTSTPTTTVLTERVRPGGTLAFDLTGYIGVGGKPQKVAVVVNEQVLACIEADSNGAARDVAKLPDSVSDSVVVGFNVGTSCQLPPSPINDQPISRVAPTVTVSDTAPTITAKAGSAGQLVLSGTGFTPNATVAITAGSTNLGTLSANATGAVQGTVPAPTASGAQRILASDGANSAAIKISFAQLTLSAPSPLTYGAARTTTVGLKVGGQASSGKVTLSQGKWSTTISVPASGAIKVALPRDAAVGKHTVTAQIGTTDALIGADASRAFTVSKAASSASLKVSPTKVKKSKRATATVRVTISGAPQIAATGKVTTYDGSKKLGSTTLKASHQGTWKAKLPKIKKKGTHKLKVSYVGNANIKAKTSGIVKLKVV; encoded by the coding sequence GTGAGCTCATCTCACCTCCTCCGCCGAGGAGTCGCAGCCATCGCGGGCACCGCCCTGCTATTCGCCGGGCTCGTCGCCACAGCGCCCTCCGCCGACGCAGCCCCGGTCACCGTCACCGATCCCGGCTCCGGCGCGACGATCACCCTCAGCAGCGACGAGATCAGTCCAGGTGAGCGGATCGAGATCTCGGGTACCGGCTTCATTGCCAAGCAGGGCAGCACCGGCGACCCGCTGGTCGCCGTCCGCCCGTACGACTTCGATGCCGGCCCAGCGTGGACCATCGGCGGAGAGGACGACTATGACCCCGTGGCAGGCAACAACCCGACGGCCGCCTCGGAGGCCAAGTACTGGTTCGTCACCCATCACGAGACCGGCTCGTTCGAGGGCTGGATCCAGGCGCCGAGCGGGCTGACCGAGGCCGGACCGCTGGGCAACGGCGATCACTGGCTGCGGATCCTGTCCGGTGCGTTCTTCACCAGCACCGGTGACCGACTGACCGATCCCATCACCTTCAAGGTGCCCTTCACCGTCGTCGACAAGGTCACCCTCGGGCTGACCAGCCCCACCAGCATCTTCCAGGCGGGTACGACCTTCCGGCCAGGGGCTGCCGTGACTGTGCGAGGACGCAGCTTCACCCCGAACACTGTGGTGTCGGTCTCACTCGATGGCAACCCTCTCACCAGCAGCATCACCACTGAGGCCGACGGGGCGCTCCCGGCCAGCGCACGAGTCACCCTGCCGAGCGATGTCAGCGTCGGCAACCACACGCTGCGAGTCGCCACCGGCGACGTGGCCGTGACCGTACAGATCAAGGTCACTTCGACCCCGACGACCACCGTCCTCACCGAACGGGTCCGCCCGGGCGGCACACTCGCCTTCGACCTGACCGGCTACATCGGCGTCGGCGGCAAGCCGCAGAAGGTCGCCGTGGTGGTCAACGAGCAGGTGCTCGCCTGCATCGAGGCAGACAGCAATGGCGCCGCCAGGGACGTCGCCAAGCTGCCCGATTCGGTCTCCGATTCGGTGGTGGTCGGCTTCAATGTCGGCACGTCCTGCCAACTGCCGCCGAGCCCGATCAACGACCAGCCGATCTCCCGGGTCGCCCCCACCGTCACGGTCAGCGACACCGCACCCACGATCACGGCCAAAGCCGGGTCCGCCGGCCAACTGGTGCTGAGCGGAACCGGTTTCACCCCCAACGCGACGGTCGCCATCACTGCCGGCAGCACGAATCTCGGCACGCTCAGCGCAAACGCAACCGGCGCGGTCCAGGGCACGGTCCCGGCCCCGACGGCCTCCGGCGCCCAGCGGATCCTCGCCAGTGACGGTGCCAACTCAGCAGCGATCAAGATCAGCTTCGCCCAATTGACGCTGTCCGCACCTTCCCCACTGACATACGGTGCCGCGCGCACCACCACGGTCGGCCTCAAGGTCGGCGGCCAGGCCAGCAGCGGCAAGGTCACGCTGTCGCAAGGCAAGTGGTCGACCACCATCTCGGTGCCGGCCAGTGGTGCGATCAAGGTCGCGCTCCCCCGCGACGCAGCCGTCGGCAAGCACACGGTGACTGCGCAGATCGGCACCACCGACGCCCTGATCGGCGCGGACGCATCCCGTGCGTTCACCGTCAGCAAGGCAGCCAGCTCTGCGAGCTTGAAAGTCTCACCGACCAAGGTGAAGAAGTCCAAGCGAGCCACCGCCACCGTCCGGGTAACGATCAGCGGGGCTCCCCAGATCGCGGCCACCGGCAAGGTCACGACCTATGACGGATCGAAGAAGCTGGGCTCCACCACCTTGAAGGCCAGCCACCAGGGGACGTGGAAGGCGAAGCTGCCGAAGATCAAGAAGAAGGGCACTCACAAGCTCAAGGTCAGCTATGTCGGAAACGCCAACATCAAGGCCAAGACCAGCGGCATCGTGAAGCTGAAGGTGGTGTGA
- a CDS encoding sensor histidine kinase: MNRRTRADVPNAHSPNIGVTARSWWRTRPVRRHAAAVLVVMLLVGVLLGWRCTVRATEQAEQAAADQVRATALALAVPLTSADITGDSGWMTRFARIVEPRLASGDILTVHIWRRIDQSTGQIYWSTDEARSGSVVPLGGAAVALDTGEPVVDRLDDGRQSEGPPLPNLYEIYLPFTDRTGASYVLEIYQPVHDFEAIRSALLRDWLPIPILGVLLVGAVTFPLSLRLARAVAVAERDRALFADQALKARAEEHRRMAERLHERTVQDLAAARLILEGVRDLPADIEVGVALDQANKLLAGDIQDLRTLLSTGEATEWQADDLASALTGWVNALPTPELVRLELPTHSLCLADPDVAVVFRVVKESVRNAVKHAQATRIDVRVARDQTGGLSAEVHDDGVGCDPVAKTRSTGLGLQLMRHATAAAGGSLRVDSTPGAGTTVQLSLPRSSAGAATTTPQKWGSSST, from the coding sequence ATGAACCGCCGCACCCGGGCCGACGTGCCGAACGCCCACTCACCGAACATCGGTGTCACAGCACGATCGTGGTGGCGGACCCGACCGGTTCGCCGGCACGCAGCCGCAGTCTTGGTGGTGATGCTGCTCGTCGGCGTGCTGCTGGGGTGGCGGTGCACCGTGCGCGCCACCGAACAGGCCGAGCAAGCCGCGGCCGACCAGGTACGCGCCACCGCGCTCGCCCTGGCAGTCCCGCTCACCTCCGCCGACATCACCGGCGACAGCGGCTGGATGACTCGCTTCGCCAGGATCGTCGAACCCCGGCTGGCGAGCGGCGACATCCTGACGGTCCACATCTGGCGCCGGATCGATCAGTCGACCGGCCAGATCTACTGGTCGACCGACGAGGCGCGCTCCGGCAGCGTCGTCCCGCTCGGTGGCGCTGCCGTCGCGCTCGACACCGGCGAGCCTGTCGTGGACCGGCTCGACGACGGCCGTCAGTCGGAGGGCCCGCCGCTGCCCAACCTGTACGAGATCTATCTCCCCTTCACCGACCGGACCGGCGCCAGCTACGTCCTGGAGATCTACCAGCCGGTGCACGACTTCGAAGCCATCCGGTCGGCACTGCTCCGCGACTGGCTGCCGATCCCCATCCTCGGGGTCTTGCTGGTCGGCGCCGTGACCTTCCCGCTCAGTCTTCGGCTCGCCCGCGCGGTCGCCGTCGCAGAGCGTGACCGGGCGCTCTTCGCCGACCAGGCGCTCAAGGCCCGCGCCGAGGAGCATCGCCGGATGGCCGAGCGGCTGCACGAACGGACCGTCCAGGACCTCGCCGCCGCTCGGTTGATCCTGGAAGGGGTCCGTGACCTGCCCGCCGACATCGAGGTCGGCGTGGCGCTGGATCAGGCGAACAAGCTGCTGGCCGGAGACATCCAGGATCTGCGGACCTTGCTGAGCACGGGCGAAGCGACCGAGTGGCAGGCCGACGATCTGGCGAGCGCGCTCACCGGCTGGGTGAACGCACTGCCGACGCCGGAGCTGGTGCGGCTCGAGCTGCCCACGCACTCGCTGTGCCTTGCCGATCCCGATGTGGCGGTGGTCTTCCGGGTGGTCAAGGAATCGGTCCGCAACGCCGTCAAGCATGCTCAGGCGACGCGCATCGACGTCCGGGTCGCCCGCGACCAGACCGGCGGTCTGAGCGCCGAGGTGCACGACGATGGTGTCGGCTGCGATCCCGTTGCCAAGACGAGGTCGACCGGACTCGGTCTGCAGCTGATGCGCCACGCCACCGCGGCTGCGGGTGGCTCGCTTCGGGTCGACTCCACTCCCGGGGCGGGCACCACAGTGCAGCTCAGCCTGCCGAGATCAAGCGCCGGTGCTGCCACGACAACCCCCCAAAAATGGGGAAGCTCATCCACATAG
- a CDS encoding MFS transporter, which produces MPSGPACDADADPAVGAPGANRTSLKLGTGIRAYGRLLTHGPIARPFVFAAFARLTLAMLPLGILILVQQERQTYALAGVVSGAYAIGAALGTPLWGRLMDRFGQVAVLAPTSLSSAALLVALALATTGGAPGGVLVALAAGVGLAYPAVSPALRAGFRVAFPDPWSRKVAFALDATSVELSFVLGPLLLSAFLLARIAVLPLLITATLLAGGTIAYCLTRFARRASHALGARDEVAGSSTGDPAPRTALAAAGVPAILIVVLLLSVGFGQLDTSMTATADRALGGTEQVGILFAAIASGSTIGGLVFGARSWPFDDRRALPVMMGFFGLCLLLLAGLLGIGHAGLPILLPLLFLTGLSIAPALIMQQTLLDRLTPPERLNEAQALLSAANTTGAAIGTAIAGFVIEGAGLSWSFTGAAIGVLIAAAVARLRPDRRALP; this is translated from the coding sequence GTGCCCTCTGGACCTGCCTGCGATGCCGATGCCGATCCGGCTGTAGGCGCTCCCGGTGCGAACCGGACCAGTCTGAAGCTGGGCACCGGCATTCGGGCGTACGGTCGGCTGCTGACCCATGGGCCGATCGCGCGTCCCTTCGTCTTCGCGGCGTTCGCCCGGCTGACCCTGGCCATGCTGCCGCTCGGGATCTTGATCTTGGTCCAGCAGGAACGGCAGACCTATGCACTGGCCGGCGTGGTCAGCGGCGCGTACGCGATCGGCGCCGCACTCGGCACCCCGTTGTGGGGACGGCTGATGGATCGCTTCGGCCAGGTGGCGGTGCTGGCGCCGACCTCGCTGAGCAGTGCTGCCCTGCTGGTCGCCCTCGCTTTGGCCACGACCGGAGGAGCCCCGGGCGGGGTCCTTGTCGCGCTGGCGGCTGGGGTCGGCCTCGCCTATCCGGCGGTCAGCCCCGCGTTGCGCGCCGGCTTCAGGGTCGCCTTTCCCGATCCCTGGTCCCGCAAGGTCGCCTTCGCGCTGGACGCCACCTCGGTCGAGCTGTCCTTCGTGCTCGGACCGCTGCTGCTGTCGGCGTTCCTGCTCGCCAGGATCGCGGTGCTCCCGTTGCTCATCACGGCGACGCTGCTGGCCGGCGGCACGATCGCCTACTGCCTGACCCGCTTCGCCCGCCGCGCCAGCCACGCCCTCGGCGCACGGGACGAGGTGGCGGGGTCCTCGACCGGCGATCCTGCGCCCCGGACGGCCCTGGCTGCGGCCGGCGTACCGGCCATCCTGATCGTGGTGCTGTTGCTGAGCGTGGGCTTCGGTCAACTGGACACCTCCATGACCGCGACCGCCGACCGGGCGTTGGGCGGCACGGAGCAGGTCGGCATCCTGTTCGCGGCGATCGCGAGTGGCAGCACCATCGGTGGACTCGTCTTCGGCGCCCGCTCGTGGCCGTTCGACGATCGACGCGCGCTCCCGGTGATGATGGGCTTCTTCGGCCTGTGCCTGTTACTGCTGGCCGGGCTGCTGGGTATCGGCCACGCCGGGCTGCCGATCCTGCTGCCGTTGCTCTTCCTGACCGGTCTGTCGATCGCTCCGGCATTGATCATGCAGCAGACTCTGCTGGACCGGCTGACCCCGCCGGAGCGACTGAACGAGGCCCAGGCCCTGCTGTCCGCGGCCAACACCACCGGCGCTGCCATTGGCACCGCGATCGCCGGATTCGTGATCGAGGGCGCCGGCCTGTCCTGGTCCTTCACCGGCGCCGCCATCGGCGTCCTGATCGCCGCCGCGGTCGCCCGCCTCCGACCCGACCGCCGTGCTCTCCCCTGA
- a CDS encoding response regulator transcription factor, translated as MSIIANVESELRAGVTPDRCDVVVVDDHAVLAGALASALSNQPDFDLILTAGDVEAGARLMAQVRPRLAVLDVRLDGGDGLTLLAELPTLSPGTRALVLTAHVQPAVVSRARKLGAYAVLAKGTTLPDLLRALRAVAAGRNLLAELPVGSDEGRGQRLTVRETEILQLLAAGRDPAQISRQLGLSTHTIRDHVKSIRSKLGVQTQLAAVAEAVHLGIIELDTR; from the coding sequence ATGTCGATCATCGCGAACGTCGAGTCCGAGCTTCGCGCCGGCGTGACGCCGGACCGCTGTGATGTGGTCGTGGTTGACGACCACGCGGTGCTGGCCGGTGCACTGGCCTCAGCGTTGTCGAATCAGCCGGACTTCGATCTCATCCTGACCGCGGGCGATGTCGAGGCCGGCGCCCGGTTGATGGCCCAGGTCCGCCCACGGTTGGCCGTTCTGGACGTCCGACTCGACGGTGGGGACGGCCTCACGCTGCTCGCCGAGCTGCCCACCTTGTCACCGGGGACTCGTGCGCTCGTGCTCACGGCACATGTCCAGCCGGCGGTGGTCAGCCGCGCCCGCAAGCTCGGCGCGTACGCCGTGCTCGCCAAGGGCACCACGTTGCCCGATCTCCTGCGGGCGCTGCGTGCGGTGGCAGCAGGGAGGAATCTGCTGGCCGAGCTGCCCGTCGGCTCCGATGAAGGCCGCGGCCAGCGGCTCACCGTCCGGGAGACCGAGATCCTGCAACTGCTGGCCGCGGGCCGCGACCCAGCCCAGATCAGTCGTCAGCTCGGTCTCAGCACCCACACCATCCGAGACCATGTGAAGAGCATCCGGAGCAAGCTCGGTGTGCAGACGCAGCTGGCCGCCGTCGCCGAAGCCGTCCACCTCGGGATCATCGAGCTGGACACTCGATGA
- a CDS encoding Ig-like domain repeat protein: MQQNNGFRRCRRAIAALAGASLVAAALTVSNLPQAAAAPSEPVVHDHGVPGLADIYNGTTASPDGGTYNVGYQVVSDTNRAVLVTKSKADGSLDTAFGTDGRAVIDLVKTFHETVTTNPGAKEVARGVTVDKLGRILVVGEVEGDQSSAATASDTDVFVARVHPNGNLDTSYGTNGGWTRINLSDGIHPTGGTNAADAAGYDIFVRPNQKAIFSAAIGTDSNGTRTARDAAAVQLSANGQLDTSFGKDGIASIPTPFSDNLRRGLLEEDGSYFTTAYASVGASNQPFISKFDSTGKADASWGDDGLATAYPGGLGGFAEAYGIKKDSLGNYLISAYGYRGGRTGDAASNGVDALLFSLKPDGTLNKDWADRGLLAYHVGDDGNGSADRHRNHVVLPDGRIVGVGSSGVSGSINALITVTPPDGTPGTVHSIDLGGTTDDVFWGVTTVGNGYQVVAAGVGNNDAKLATLDLTPESSTTAVALAKASTTFGGANTATVNLKVGGAAAAGEVTVSVDGKKVQSVSVSNSGTASVALPKTLSVGKHTVTAELAPAPGIAGSKASASVTVNKAGSATSLKLSASKIKKSKRATAMIKITGSGVPSGYYPTGTVTIHDGSKKIATVKVTTGNKGTVKVKLPKITKKGNHTIKASYAGNAQLKASSATAKIKVTK; encoded by the coding sequence ATGCAGCAGAACAATGGATTCCGACGGTGCCGGCGCGCAATCGCCGCGCTCGCCGGAGCCAGTCTCGTGGCCGCGGCACTGACGGTGTCCAACCTGCCCCAGGCAGCGGCGGCCCCCAGCGAGCCCGTGGTCCACGACCACGGCGTACCTGGTCTCGCCGACATCTACAACGGCACCACCGCGTCGCCTGACGGCGGCACCTACAACGTCGGCTACCAGGTGGTCAGCGACACCAACCGTGCCGTGCTGGTCACCAAGAGCAAGGCCGACGGCTCGCTGGACACCGCCTTCGGCACTGACGGTCGTGCCGTCATCGACCTGGTCAAGACCTTCCACGAGACCGTCACCACCAATCCCGGAGCGAAGGAGGTCGCGCGCGGCGTCACCGTCGACAAGCTGGGCCGCATCCTGGTCGTGGGCGAGGTCGAGGGCGACCAGTCGTCGGCCGCCACCGCCAGCGACACCGACGTCTTCGTGGCTCGGGTGCACCCCAATGGCAACCTCGACACCAGCTATGGCACCAACGGGGGCTGGACGCGGATCAATCTCAGCGACGGCATCCACCCGACCGGCGGCACCAATGCAGCCGACGCTGCGGGCTATGACATCTTTGTCCGCCCGAACCAGAAGGCGATCTTCTCCGCCGCCATCGGCACGGACTCGAACGGGACGCGGACGGCCCGTGACGCGGCGGCGGTGCAGCTGTCCGCCAACGGCCAGCTCGACACGTCCTTCGGCAAGGACGGCATCGCCTCGATCCCGACCCCGTTCAGCGACAACCTGCGTCGCGGCCTGCTCGAAGAGGATGGGTCGTACTTCACCACCGCGTACGCCTCCGTCGGTGCCAGCAATCAGCCCTTCATCAGCAAGTTCGACTCGACCGGCAAGGCCGACGCGAGCTGGGGCGACGACGGTCTCGCCACCGCCTACCCGGGTGGACTGGGCGGCTTCGCCGAGGCCTACGGCATCAAGAAGGACAGCCTGGGCAACTACCTGATCAGCGCGTACGGCTACCGCGGCGGACGCACCGGCGACGCGGCGTCCAACGGCGTCGATGCGCTGCTCTTCAGCCTCAAGCCGGACGGCACCTTGAACAAGGATTGGGCCGACCGGGGTCTGCTCGCGTACCACGTCGGAGACGATGGCAACGGCAGTGCGGATCGCCACCGCAACCATGTCGTACTGCCCGATGGCCGGATCGTCGGGGTGGGCAGCTCGGGAGTCAGCGGCAGCATCAATGCCCTGATCACCGTCACCCCGCCGGACGGCACGCCAGGCACGGTGCACTCGATCGATCTGGGTGGCACCACCGATGACGTCTTCTGGGGTGTGACCACCGTCGGCAACGGCTACCAGGTCGTCGCCGCCGGTGTGGGCAACAACGACGCCAAGCTCGCCACTCTCGACCTGACTCCGGAGTCCTCGACCACCGCCGTGGCTCTGGCGAAGGCCTCGACCACCTTCGGTGGCGCCAACACCGCGACCGTGAACCTCAAGGTCGGCGGCGCCGCTGCAGCCGGTGAGGTCACCGTCTCGGTGGATGGCAAGAAGGTGCAGTCCGTGTCGGTGAGCAACTCCGGCACCGCGAGCGTCGCCTTGCCGAAGACGCTGTCGGTGGGCAAGCACACCGTCACCGCCGAGCTCGCCCCCGCCCCGGGCATCGCCGGCTCGAAGGCATCCGCCTCGGTGACCGTCAACAAGGCCGGCTCGGCCACCTCGCTCAAGCTCTCCGCCAGCAAGATCAAGAAGTCGAAGCGGGCCACCGCGATGATCAAGATCACCGGCAGCGGCGTGCCGAGCGGCTACTACCCGACCGGCACCGTGACGATCCACGACGGCAGCAAGAAGATCGCCACCGTCAAGGTCACCACCGGCAACAAGGGCACCGTCAAGGTGAAGCTGCCGAAGATCACCAAGAAGGGCAACCACACGATCAAGGCCAGCTACGCCGGCAACGCCCAGCTGAAGGCGTCCTCGGCCACGGCCAAGATCAAGGTCACCAAGTGA
- a CDS encoding ANTAR domain-containing protein, with protein sequence MAHTIADEYADHHRETVSVELQLAQLQNKINHLWVALGSQRLIGVAVGLLAHRYGTGTDEAWERLVALSQHTNTKVRDIARALVHAFDGTIRCEDAELLAAVSRRLPNGRWP encoded by the coding sequence GTGGCACACACGATTGCGGATGAGTACGCCGATCACCATCGCGAGACGGTCTCGGTGGAACTGCAACTGGCTCAACTGCAGAACAAAATCAACCATCTGTGGGTGGCACTCGGTTCGCAGCGACTGATCGGGGTTGCCGTCGGTCTGTTGGCGCATCGGTATGGCACCGGCACCGACGAGGCCTGGGAACGGTTGGTCGCCCTCTCCCAACACACCAACACCAAGGTTCGCGACATTGCGCGGGCTCTGGTCCATGCGTTCGATGGCACGATCCGTTGCGAGGATGCCGAACTGCTGGCTGCGGTGAGCAGGCGGCTACCGAACGGCCGCTGGCCGTGA
- a CDS encoding GAF and ANTAR domain-containing protein, which produces MPVDSEALSVSLRALAANKSVDNGVVSALSAVTVACVELFGVSGSGVMIADEQDVTRYVAASDGLGRFLEEAESSSGQGACTEAFVENRMVASRDVCTDERWPALAAAMTGHGVHAVLGIPVRLGAIPVGTLDVYRDHPHDWDDSERRALARYGDVVETTLTAALRAHTAGELAGQLQYALDYRVIIERAVGYLMATERVDATVAFNRLRGAARSGRTKIGTVAEHLLSTGRLPTR; this is translated from the coding sequence ATGCCAGTCGATTCAGAAGCGCTGAGCGTGAGTCTTCGCGCCCTGGCAGCGAACAAATCTGTCGACAACGGCGTGGTGTCGGCGTTGTCGGCGGTCACGGTCGCATGCGTCGAGCTGTTCGGGGTCTCCGGCAGCGGCGTGATGATCGCCGACGAGCAGGATGTCACCCGCTACGTGGCGGCGAGTGACGGTCTTGGGCGGTTCCTGGAGGAGGCCGAATCGAGTTCCGGACAGGGAGCGTGCACGGAAGCGTTCGTCGAGAACCGGATGGTGGCCAGCCGGGATGTGTGCACCGACGAGAGATGGCCGGCGCTTGCGGCGGCCATGACCGGCCACGGGGTGCACGCGGTGCTAGGGATTCCGGTCCGGCTGGGAGCGATTCCGGTCGGCACGCTCGACGTCTATCGCGACCACCCGCACGACTGGGACGACAGCGAGCGCCGCGCGTTGGCTCGCTATGGCGATGTGGTGGAGACCACTCTCACCGCCGCATTGCGAGCCCACACTGCTGGTGAGCTGGCTGGTCAGCTGCAGTATGCGCTGGACTATCGGGTGATCATCGAGCGTGCCGTGGGTTACCTGATGGCCACAGAGCGGGTCGACGCCACGGTGGCCTTCAACCGGCTGAGAGGCGCAGCACGCAGCGGTCGGACCAAGATCGGCACGGTGGCCGAACATCTGCTCTCGACCGGACGGCTTCCTACTCGCTGA